CACCGCGTCTGGGGGCAATTGCCGGTGATGTCCGGAACGTGATTGGATTGCCGGATCCTGTGGGTGCTGAGCTGGACTCCCGGGTGCTGGAAAATGGCATGCGCCTGAGTCGTCGCCGGGTTCCGCTGGGTGTTGTTGGTGTGATTTATGAAGCGCGCCCGAATGTGACCATTGATATTGCAGCGCTTTGTCTGAAAACCGGGAACGCCAGCATTCTGCGCGGCGGTCGTGAAACCTTCCATTCTAATATGGCGCTGGTGAGCGTCATTCAACAGGCACTGGAAAAGGCCGGTTTACCGGCAGCGGCGGTGCAGTACATTGCCAAGCCTGACCGTGAACTGGTGTCTGAGTTGCTCACGATGGATCAATATGTCGATATGATCATTCCGCGTGGTGGTGCCGGTCTGCACAAGATGTGTAAGGAAAAGAGCACGATTCCTGTCATTATCGGCGGCTTTGGAATCAGTCATACTTTTGTGGATCAGTCTGCGGATCTGATCCGTGCACTGGATGTGGTTGAAAATGCAAAAGTTCAGCGTCCGTCAGCCTGTAATGCGCTGGATACGCTGCTGGTGCATGAAGCGGTAGCCCCGGAGTTTTTGCCGAAACTGGCCGCGCGGATGAATCAGAACAAGGTCACACTGGTTGCAGAAGCGCAGGCAATGACTTTGCTGAAAGACCACGCTGATCAGGTGCGTGCAGCTCAGGAAGGCGACTTTGATACTGAATGGCTCAGTTATACGCTGGGGGTGAAAATTGTTCCGGATGTCGACGCGGCGATTCAGCATATGCACGCGCACAATGCCAGCCATTCAGATGCGATTCTGACCAATGACCTGATGTCTGCGGAGCGGTTTATTAATGCAGCGGGTTCAGCGGCGGTCTACGTCAATGCATCCACCCGTTTTACGGATGGGGCGCAGTTTGGTCTGGGCGCTGAAGTTGCGGTGTCGACTCAGAAATTACATGCCCGCGGTCCGATGGGACTGGAAGAACTGACCAGTTACAAATGGGTTGGTCAGGCTGATTACCTCTGCCGGAGCTGATGATTCAGCCACTAAACAGTCATAGCCGGTTTTTGAAACCGGCTATTTTTTTTCTTCATTTTCAGCGGGGTGACCTTTGTGGGTCAGGTTTTCTACTTCCTGCTGTTTTTTCAGTAACTCGCTGGTTTTGTCGTGATGGCCAAATTTCATATTGGCCGTGTATTTAATGGCCGCAATGTTACTGACCACAACACTCACGATGATGATGGTGATGACCCAGGGGTTGAGCAGCCAGTCCATATCAGACCTCACAGATGTTGTTGATGTACTTACTATAAAGCGTATCAAGGTTTGCCAGAATATGCGATTTTCCTGCAACAGGTTGATCGGCAATGACAGTGGCAAGCTGGCTTGGCGTCAGCTGAGTTCTGAGCTGACTGCTGAGTGGAAAATAGCTGATGTGCCAGGGTTCAATGGCGACCCCGCCTAAGTCAGCGGCATAAGGGCGGTAAAACCCGAAACGGTTCATATGCGCTGTCAGCCAGTTGTTGAATCCGGCCTGATGTCCGCCGTCAAGATATTCCCAGGGTTCCAGTTGCAGCGATTCTCCCTGAGGCAGGCAGTTGGCTGCGTAGACATCCAGATCGGTGCCCCAGTGGTGGCGGCTGGCACCGGGCAGGGCAGACCAGCGTAAAATGGCGTGGATCTTTTCCAGTTCAGACAGACAGGCCGGATTAAGCGGCTGACTGTTGTTGTCCAGAATGGGTCGCAGGCCGTTGAACTTGCTGTTCCAGATCAGCAGCTGACGGTCAAAGGAGCGAAATGCACTGGCCAGTTTCAGATCAAATCCAGCCTGAGCGGCCGCCTCTTGCAAGGCGGCCAGTGCATCCTGAATACCAGCGTGAATCTGGCGTCCCTGATACTCACAGAGATGGCTTTCATCCAGCCCGGTGAGTTGCGCCAGCGTTAAATGGGGCAGGCTGAGAGTCATACCAGCGTGTTTTCCAGTACTTTCTGGTACATGTCGGTCAATTTTTCCAGATCGGCAATCTTCACGCATTCGTTGACCTTGTGAATGGTCGCGTTCACAGGACCCAGTTCAACCACCTGCGCACCGGTGCGGGCAATGAAACGGCCATCAGAGGTGCCGCCGGTGGTCAGCAGCTCCGGACGCTGATGGTTCACTTCTTCAATCGCACGGACGACAGCTTCCAGCAGGGTGCCCTTGTCCGTCAGGAACGGCTGGCCGTTGAAGGTCCAGGCCAGATCATATTCCAGACCATGAGCATCCAGTACGGAGTGTATTTTGCGCTGGATGTCTTCGTTGGTCAGCTCCGTGCTGAAACGCAGGTTAAACTGAACCTTGAGTTCTCCGGGGATTACATTGGATGCGCCGGTGCCTGCTGCCATATTGGCAATCTGGAAACTTGTTGGCGGAAAATAATCGTTGCCGTGATCCCAGACTGTGGTTGCCAGTTCTGCCAGCGCAGGCATAGCTCTGTGAACCGGGTTGTCAGCCAGGTGCGGGTAGGCAACATGCCCTTGAACACCTTTCACGACGAGATCACCGGTGATTGAACCGCGGCGGCCATTTTTCACCACATCACCCACTTCATGGGTACTGGACGGTTCACCGACAATACACATGTCGATTTTTTCGTTGCGGGCTTCAAGGGTATCAACAACACGGGTGGTTCCGTTGATAAACGGCCCTTCTTCGTCGGAAGTGATCAGCAACGCAATGGAGCCCTGATGGTCAGGGTGCTCGGCCAGAAAACGTTCAATCGATACGATCATACAGGCCAGTGAGCCTTTCATATCCGCAGCACCGCGGCCGTGCAGATAACCGTCGATAATGGTGGGTTCAAAAGGCGGTGTATGCCACTGTTCAGCCGGACCGGCAGGAACGACGTCAGTATGACCGGCAAAGACAAACAGCGGGGCTTCTGTACCCCGGCGAGCCCAGAGGTTGGTGGTGTCTTCAAACACCATGGTCTCTATCTGAAAGCCCAGTTTTTCCAGTCGGGCGATCATGACATCCTGACACCCTTCGTCTTCCGGGGTGACTGAGGCTCGGCTGATAAGGTCTTTGGTCAGGGCGATCACTGGGCTGTCTGACATCCGTGTTTCCTTCTGTGTTCTTTGGGTTGGGAAAAGTAAATATGGGCAGTTACGCGAAAATGGCCTGATATTGCTCAGGCTTAAAGCCGAGGTGGCAGGTTTGGTTGTGGACCAGCAGCGGGCGTTTGATCATCGCCGGATATTCCAGCATCAGTGCCAGGGCATTCTCCCGGTCCAGGTTGTTTTTCTGCTCATCGGTCAACTGACGGAAAGTGGTGCCGCGCTTGTTCAGCATGGCTTCCCAGCCCAGTTCGGCTTCAAAAGACTCAAGAAGAGTGCGATCCAGACCGTCAACACGGTAGTCATGGAAGTGGTATTCAACGCCCTGGGCATCGAGCCACTTCTTCATTTTTTTGATGGTATCGCAGTTTTTGATCCCGTAGGCAATGGTGCTCATAATCTAACCTGTTTTGTGCATGGCAGTTGTTTTGAAACAAGCCCCTTTTATAACGGGAATGAGAAAGCGACGCAATGGGAAAGCCTGTGTATCCGCCACCGAAGCAGACCTGAGTGCCGGGGCTATTTCTCCTGCGTTTGCAGATAAATGACTGTGGCAGCTGTGCGTGACCCCACCTCCAGTTTTTTGAGCAGGCTTTTGATATGGACCTTCACTGTGGCTTCTGAAATGAAAAGTAGCATGGCGATGTCTTTATTTCGTTTGCCCTGGGCAACCAGATGAAGAATTTCTCTCTCCCTGCCGGTGAGTTCCTGCAGCGGATCGTCGGCCTGAGTGTTGTTTTCCAGATATTGCCTGACCTGCTCGCTGAATACCTGCTGTCCGGTCAGCGCCTGCTGAAGCAGCGCCAGCAATTGTTCCGGTTCGGTATCCTTCAGTAAATATCCGTCTGCACCGGCCTCCAGCAAGGTCCGGATGTCGTTTGGGTTGTCGGAAACCGTCAGGATGACCACGATTGCCTGACAGCCCTGTTCGCGCAGAGCGCGTAAGGTGTCGAGGCCGGACAGCCCTTTCATGTTGAGATCCAGTAATATCAGATCCGGTTCTTGTTCCAGGGCAATATCCAGTGCCTGATAACCATTGCTGGCTTCCCCGGCAAGCTCGAAATCTGGCTCCAGTTCCAGTAACTGACTGAGGCCGCGTCGCATCAGAGGATGATCATCAACAATGACGATCCGGTGGGCCGGTGGGTTGTGCATCATGGTTATCCTGTACTTTGTAAGGCGAATTTCAGTTGAACGCGGCAGCCCTGACCGGCGTCGCTGAGGATGGTCAGTTTTCCGCCGAGACTTTCTGCCCGCTCGTTCATGATCGACATCCCATAGTGGGATGTTTTGCTCTGATCCGGATCGAATCCCTGACCATCATCACTGATCTCGACCAGTACCTGATCGCCCTGCGGGATACAGTCGACCGTGATGGTTGTCGCTTTTGCATGCTTGATGGCATTGAGCACAGCCTCCCGTGTCAGCTGAATCAGGTGAATGTGCTGTGGCGCCGTCAGTTGCAGGGAGGGCAGCTGATTATGCAGCAGAATCGTCGCTGTGGTCTGATTCCGGAGCGGTGCCAACATGTCATTTAAGGCGTCGCTGAGCTTGCCGGGTTTAATCGACAGACGAAATGTATTCAGCAGCTCACGAAGCTGACGGTAAGCCTGAGACAGCCCCTGTTCGAGATCATCAATAATGTTGTTTGCGGCGTCCGGGGATGTGGCCAGCTGACGCTTGAGCAGTGTCAGCTGAATTTTCAGATAGGACAGGGCCTGTGCCAGTGAATCATGCAGTTCACGGGCAATGGTGGCCCTTTCCTCCATCAGGAGTAACTGGTCGCTCTGTGTCTGCGTCTGGTGGGCGTACAGCGCCCGGCTGAGCAAATGGCCGACACTGATGATCAGCGCCGGATCCGGACAGGGCAGGGTGTGTTGCCACCAGAGGGTTCCCAGATGCTGGTCTTCCTGTTTGAGCGCATGCTGATGCCAGCTCTGGCTGTCGTCGGGCTTGCCTGCCTGAAATTCAGTGCGAATCCCGTGGCCCTCTTCGACCACCAGCCGGATGACGGCAAAGCCTTCGAGCTGGATCAGTCTGTCCAGAATCTGACTGAAATGTCTGGCCTGAATCCGGTTTACGGACAGCAACTGCGCGCAGTCGTACAGGGTTTTCAGGGCATTATTGGCTTCTTTCAGGCGATGGGTTTTCTCTTCGACTGTGGTTTCCAGTGCCCGGTAGCTCTGTCCCAGCTCTTGTGCCATATGATTGAAAGCCCGGGCCAGGGTTCCCAGCTCATTTTGGCTGTTTTCATCAACCCGGACCGAGAAATGACGGGCCTGAACCTGTTGGCTGGCGGCAAGCAAGCTCTGCAGTGGCGGCACAATACGGCGTCGGCTGTAGTGAATGGCAAATAATGCCAGCATCAGGATTATCCCCAGCCCCAGACCGGAAATTGCGGCCATGATGTGCAGTTTTTGCTGAGAAAAAGCCTGCAATTCATAGACAAAGTGATCAATGCGATCAACAAACTCGGGCACCTGATGAACAAAGTAATCCGGGGTAGCACCGGTCAGCTGTGGACTGATCCGGCGCCAGTCATCCAGCAGGTTCTGATAGCTTTGCAGCAGATTATCCGGTGTCGTCAGGCTTCTCAGCGAGGTCATGGCTGGTGCATTCAGGGTCTGACTGAAATGGGCAATGTCAGTTTCACGGGCTTGGCCGTCCTGGGCCAGCTGAAAAGCAAGCCGGTAACTCTGCATCCGCAGTGACCCGGCCAGATTCACCATTTCTGCATCATATCGACTGGCATTGACAGCCAGCATGGTGGCGCCTGTTGTCAGAAGCGACAGCAGCACAATCGCGAGCATCACGCGGGCAATAACCCCGGTGACGCTGCCGGCACCGGCACTTTTCAAGGCGGCTTTCGTTGTTGTCTTTCGGTACACCACGGTTCCTTTCTGCTGAATCCCCGACGCCCTGTTTTCGCCGATGTCAGTCATTTTGTGAAGGCTGACAATGTACTTTCTTGATCTCAAACAAGCTTACCCCCGAATTACCCCCTTAGAGGTATATTCTGCTACCAATAACCCTTTTTAAACTAAGTCTATACTTTGACCATCATGTTTTGCATACCCCGGTCAGGCAAAACGGAATAACTGCTGTGATGAATCTATGGCTGATTTAGCTCGACGTTTCTGGCTGAGGCGGGGGAACGCGCCGCAAGCCCCCCGGCTTCCCTGGATGACAGAAGACAAGGTGTTCACAGAACAGTGCACACGCTGCCAGGCGTGCCAGAAAGCCTGTGAGGCCAGCATTATTGTCCAGGGTGACGGCGGTTTTCCTCAGGTTGATTTTCAGCGCGGAGAATGCACGTTTTGCTATCAGTGTGCTGAGGTGTGCCCGGAGCCGTTGTTTCGCCCGCAGGCAGAAGCGCCCTGGCAGGTAAGTGCTGAAATCTCTGAGACCTG
This DNA window, taken from Photobacterium sp. CCB-ST2H9, encodes the following:
- the napF gene encoding ferredoxin-type protein NapF, whose translation is MADLARRFWLRRGNAPQAPRLPWMTEDKVFTEQCTRCQACQKACEASIIVQGDGGFPQVDFQRGECTFCYQCAEVCPEPLFRPQAEAPWQVSAEISETCLAFNGVECRSCGEQCEPVAIRFVLQQGKVAQPVVSAADCTGCGACVSVCPAQAIQIHSDSLHAENHHSDNYQSENYYPDNYHPDSQVE
- a CDS encoding glutamate-5-semialdehyde dehydrogenase; this translates as MELQAMGQAAKQAAFTLATTATAQKNQALAFIADELEARQAEILAANEKDLAAARESGMSEALLDRLMLNAPRLGAIAGDVRNVIGLPDPVGAELDSRVLENGMRLSRRRVPLGVVGVIYEARPNVTIDIAALCLKTGNASILRGGRETFHSNMALVSVIQQALEKAGLPAAAVQYIAKPDRELVSELLTMDQYVDMIIPRGGAGLHKMCKEKSTIPVIIGGFGISHTFVDQSADLIRALDVVENAKVQRPSACNALDTLLVHEAVAPEFLPKLAARMNQNKVTLVAEAQAMTLLKDHADQVRAAQEGDFDTEWLSYTLGVKIVPDVDAAIQHMHAHNASHSDAILTNDLMSAERFINAAGSAAVYVNASTRFTDGAQFGLGAEVAVSTQKLHARGPMGLEELTSYKWVGQADYLCRS
- the dapE gene encoding succinyl-diaminopimelate desuccinylase; amino-acid sequence: MSDSPVIALTKDLISRASVTPEDEGCQDVMIARLEKLGFQIETMVFEDTTNLWARRGTEAPLFVFAGHTDVVPAGPAEQWHTPPFEPTIIDGYLHGRGAADMKGSLACMIVSIERFLAEHPDHQGSIALLITSDEEGPFINGTTRVVDTLEARNEKIDMCIVGEPSSTHEVGDVVKNGRRGSITGDLVVKGVQGHVAYPHLADNPVHRAMPALAELATTVWDHGNDYFPPTSFQIANMAAGTGASNVIPGELKVQFNLRFSTELTNEDIQRKIHSVLDAHGLEYDLAWTFNGQPFLTDKGTLLEAVVRAIEEVNHQRPELLTTGGTSDGRFIARTGAQVVELGPVNATIHKVNECVKIADLEKLTDMYQKVLENTLV
- a CDS encoding M15 family metallopeptidase translates to MTLSLPHLTLAQLTGLDESHLCEYQGRQIHAGIQDALAALQEAAAQAGFDLKLASAFRSFDRQLLIWNSKFNGLRPILDNNSQPLNPACLSELEKIHAILRWSALPGASRHHWGTDLDVYAANCLPQGESLQLEPWEYLDGGHQAGFNNWLTAHMNRFGFYRPYAADLGGVAIEPWHISYFPLSSQLRTQLTPSQLATVIADQPVAGKSHILANLDTLYSKYINNICEV
- a CDS encoding ArsC family reductase — encoded protein: MSTIAYGIKNCDTIKKMKKWLDAQGVEYHFHDYRVDGLDRTLLESFEAELGWEAMLNKRGTTFRQLTDEQKNNLDRENALALMLEYPAMIKRPLLVHNQTCHLGFKPEQYQAIFA
- the narQ gene encoding nitrate/nitrite two-component system sensor histidine kinase NarQ, with amino-acid sequence MYRKTTTKAALKSAGAGSVTGVIARVMLAIVLLSLLTTGATMLAVNASRYDAEMVNLAGSLRMQSYRLAFQLAQDGQARETDIAHFSQTLNAPAMTSLRSLTTPDNLLQSYQNLLDDWRRISPQLTGATPDYFVHQVPEFVDRIDHFVYELQAFSQQKLHIMAAISGLGLGIILMLALFAIHYSRRRIVPPLQSLLAASQQVQARHFSVRVDENSQNELGTLARAFNHMAQELGQSYRALETTVEEKTHRLKEANNALKTLYDCAQLLSVNRIQARHFSQILDRLIQLEGFAVIRLVVEEGHGIRTEFQAGKPDDSQSWHQHALKQEDQHLGTLWWQHTLPCPDPALIISVGHLLSRALYAHQTQTQSDQLLLMEERATIARELHDSLAQALSYLKIQLTLLKRQLATSPDAANNIIDDLEQGLSQAYRQLRELLNTFRLSIKPGKLSDALNDMLAPLRNQTTATILLHNQLPSLQLTAPQHIHLIQLTREAVLNAIKHAKATTITVDCIPQGDQVLVEISDDGQGFDPDQSKTSHYGMSIMNERAESLGGKLTILSDAGQGCRVQLKFALQSTG
- a CDS encoding DUF2897 family protein → MDWLLNPWVITIIIVSVVVSNIAAIKYTANMKFGHHDKTSELLKKQQEVENLTHKGHPAENEEKK
- a CDS encoding response regulator translates to MMHNPPAHRIVIVDDHPLMRRGLSQLLELEPDFELAGEASNGYQALDIALEQEPDLILLDLNMKGLSGLDTLRALREQGCQAIVVILTVSDNPNDIRTLLEAGADGYLLKDTEPEQLLALLQQALTGQQVFSEQVRQYLENNTQADDPLQELTGREREILHLVAQGKRNKDIAMLLFISEATVKVHIKSLLKKLEVGSRTAATVIYLQTQEK